One window of Dermacentor albipictus isolate Rhodes 1998 colony chromosome 9, USDA_Dalb.pri_finalv2, whole genome shotgun sequence genomic DNA carries:
- the LOC139049570 gene encoding F-box only protein 39: protein MEYAVEGEFLRERSPQPHDDDDDAESEDPRAFIGFWPRALVDSEAPDLEQGPWASLPDVLLETVYSMVPIADRYAMSQVCRNWYRVFYSPRVWSVFVLDDRTMTRRKFNYYMGYQHLLDHYRTQICVHKIGRHIRHLLIPAMSNFFNLYEFMVIMAYFGERNNALGHLRRFDFTFGCHLLGNNSDGQRHQDSVFGTGGKLLESLKRLMCCFTGLRHLALTDLLLEPHEAKFLLDDVAEACMTTLRTLRLINCSKEPYPFLHAGVFLNLTALYISPQHLDDDLATLLSYTSLRDLHLIQTTYTELGLRVSPRVWRECRRAAPRLRVHLSVEGAVAKEIIWQECAPVHSIIYKTAYNQVGPESALTAATYYPEDLRTYAFLGLPRFHMAKRFVDRPDSALVLLCRSCRRLETLVIRERISTATVLLLAYHGRSLRRFVVRGNAVIKKCDWPRNPEWSEEFYAWLRHTAQSYDAVCQEVSQILGFAWAPLTDKQFKTIVLHESGSRDFFPVSPQSSMSDFRFPAAEQRLSFSSSGSFSPI from the exons ATGGAGTACGCCGTCGAGGGCGAGTTCCTGCGGGAACGGTCTCCACAACCgcacgatgatgacgacgacgccgAGAGCGAAGACCCGCGAGCGTTCATCGGCTTCTGGCCTCGGGCGCTGGTCGACAGCGAGGCCCCGGACTTGGAGCAGGGACCTTGGGCGTCACTGCCAGACGTCCTCCTGGAAACCGTCTACAGCATGGTTCCTATCGCCGACCGGTACGCCATGTCGCAG GTTTGCCGGAACTGGTACCGAGTCTTCTACTCGCCCCGGGTCTGGTCCGTGTTCGTGCTCGACGACCGAACCATGACGCGACGCAAGTTCAACTATTACATGGGCTACCAGCACCTGCTCGACCACTACCGGACGCAGATCTGCGTGCACAAGATCGGCCGCCACATCCGGCACCTCCTCATTCCCGCCATGTCCAACTTCTTCAATCTGTACGAATTTATGGTCATCATGGCCTACTTCGGCGAGCGGAATAATGCGCTGGGACACCTGCGGCGATTTGACTTCACCTTCGGCTGCCACCTGCTCGGCAACAACTCGGACGGCCAGAGGCACCAGGACAGCGTGTTCGGCACCGGAGGCAAGCTGCTCGAGTCGCTCAAGCGTCTCATGTGCTGTTTCACGGGGCTGCGTCACCTGGCCCTGACAGACTTGCTCTTGGAGCCACACGAGGCCAAGTTCCTCCTCGACGACGTGGCCGAGGCATGCATGACGACGCTGCGGACGCTGCGGCTCATCAACTGTTCCAAGGAGCCGTACCCGTTCCTGCACGCCGGGGTGTTCCTCAACCTGACCGCGCTATACATCTCGCCGCAGCACCTGGACGACGACCTGGCTACGCTGCTCAGCTACACATCTCTGCGGGACCTGCACCTGATCCAGACCACGTACACGGAGTTAGGGCTCCGCGTGTCGCCCCGGGTATGGCGAGAGTGCCGGAGGGCAGCGCCTAGGCTCAGGGTACATCTCTCCGTCGAGGGCGCTGTAGCCAAAGAG ATAATATGGCAAGAGTGTGCGCCGGTGCACTCGATAATCTACAAGACTGCTTATAACCAAGTGGGGCCAGAGTCTGCGCTTACGGCAGCCACCTACTACCCCGAGGACCTGAGGACCTACGCATTTCTTGGTTTGCCCAGATTCCACATGGCCAAGCGCTTCGTGGATAGACCAGATTCTGCGCTG GTCTTGCTGTGCCGGTCCTGCCGCCGACTGGAAACACTTGTTATTCGGGAGCGCATTTCGACGGCCACCGTGCTTCTGCTGGCTTACCACGGCCGCTCGCTGAGGCGGTTCGTTGTGCGCGGTAACGCCGTCATCAAGAAGTGCGACTGGCCTCGCAACCCGGAGTGGAGCGAAGAGTTCTACGCCTGGCTTCGACACACGGCGCAGTCGTACGACGCGGTCTGCCAAGAAGTGTCGCAGATTCTCGGCTTTGCCTGGGCGCCCCTGACGgacaagcagttcaagaccatcgtGCTGCACGAGTCCGGGAGCAGAGATTTCTTTCCAGTGTCCCCGCAGTCGTCGATGAGCGACTTTCGGTTCCCTGCTGCCGAACAGAGGCTCTCGTTCTCGTCTAGCGGTTCGTTTTCGCCCATCTGA
- the LOC139049571 gene encoding uncharacterized protein — translation MVMMPTLYAQALLLSSITSAAFLGGTCPSSFTRNWNVIACQLPLPSDQETILASSPPLLTQTVLSTWPQRATSGVGDSLLLLKQPPSWDQLGHATAPSMVMMPTLYAQVSYLPCARCVRSSDRMFIAVSCPSDTFDANRKVLCHLLCSFCVNAHLTFLLLALSGDIELNPGPLNDIPTPVSLESIASALFRLETSQNTVLSELALIRATQATIENQVGRLSARVDALEKIVDVDKSNHSIPASSDNTEIIKLTSQINDLVQKCDDSENRLRRDNLLFFGVEDAHDETWEQSESRVISLCADKLLISITKNDIERAHRLGRFQAGKNRPIIVKLARYKDKCNILSAGPKLKGTAISIREDFSSRVRLARKKLYAYAKQNNASTFKIRFDKLQMNDRQFLYDVQSDSVLPVKS, via the coding sequence ATGGTCATGATGCCGACTTTGTATGCGCAGGCGCTGCTGCTATCATCAATCACCTCGGCTGCCTTTCTTGGTGGAACCTGCCCTTCATCTTTTACTCGCAACTGGAATGTCATCGCCTGCCAACTTCCCCTGCCTTCGGACCAAGAAACCATCTTAGCCTCAAGCCCGCCACTTCTAACTCAAACCGTGCTTTCCACCTGGCCACAGCGAGCAACTTCCGGCGTGGGAGACTCGCTACTTCTACTTAAGCAGCCTCCGTCTTGGGACCAgttggggcacgccaccgcacCGAGCATGGTCATGATGCCGACTTTGTATGCGCAGGTTAGTTACCTACCTTGTGCAAGATGTGTTCGTTCTAGCGACCGAATGtttattgcggtgtcgtgcccctctGACACATTTGATGCCAATCGGAAAGTTTTGTGCCACTTGCTATGTTCATTTTGTGTGAATGCTCACCTCACTTTCCTTTTACTAGCCCTTTCTGGGGACATTGAGCTTAACCCCGGTCCTCTTAATGACATCCCCACTCCGGTATCCCTTGAATCCATTGCTAGCGCCCTGTTCCGTTTAGAAACCTCTCAGAACACCGTTCTGTCTGAGCTCGCTCTAATTCGTGCTACACAGGCCACCATTGAAAACCAGGTCGGCCGTCTATCCGCCCGTGTCGACGCccttgagaaaattgtagacgtTGATAAATCAAATCACTCGATACCTGCATCTAGTGACAATACTGAAATAATTAAACTCACTTCCCAAATAAACGACCTCGTACAGAAATGCGATGACTCTGAAAACCGCCTTCGCCGAGACAACCTACTTTTTTTCGGTGTTGAGGATGCGCATGATGAAACTTGGGAGCAATCAGAGTCTCGCGTTATTTCACTGTGTGCAGATAAACTTCTAATTTCCATAACCAAAAATGACATAGAACGCGCACACAGGCTTGGCCGTTTCCAGGCCGGTAAAAACCGACCAATTATAGTAAAACTTGCACGGTACAAAGATAAGTGTAATATTCTGTCTGCCGGGCCAAAGCTTAAAGGTACGGCAATTTCTATCCGGGAAGATTTTTCATCGCGCGTCCGGCTTGCAAGGAAAAAGTTGTACGCCTATGCGAAACAAAACAACGCCTCCACTTTCAAGATACGCTTCGATAAACTTCAGATGAATGATAGACAGTTTTTATATGATGTGCAATCAGACTCAGTTTTACCAGTTAAATCCTAG